The Pagrus major chromosome 17, Pma_NU_1.0 genome includes a region encoding these proteins:
- the LOC141011724 gene encoding uncharacterized protein isoform X10, whose product MDFMTRFTDRLRNVATMTTEASAVSEADTEGKQKASGAKPEPEPENKQKPEAAASKPEGEQSSKKAQEQASEPGPADVATSPEEDQLKPRTRTSAGKGLSRLFSSFLKRRSQCSEGEGFEVEKAREEKADKEEKADKEEKADKSEEEKVEEVKSEEKEAKVEEATSEAKEVKKKEEKEEQKEEKKKEEEKVEKRGSKKKKKEAKKKGEKKDEEKVKQDEEKKEEENLKKIEEQKEEEKAGQTVDKAEEKLETKEEEKKETAEVKEKGAEAGKKESKDEENIDKRVAKKKEKEEKVKKKEEEKAKRKAEEEERVKKREEEKAKKREEEKAREAEKAKKKEEEKAKRKEEDKAKEEKTKKKEEDKSKESKKKEEEKPKESKQKEEEKAKEEVKKKEEEKEEEKTEDKQKKEEEKGKKKEKGKNKGKKEVKGSSEEQVKAPIAAPEPELKTEPDVEQAPDQHSISSAETQPPQEEHKEEAEIKKEPEVEEEAKEEDTEKKEEEPTKQEKEGKGEEKGKEEAKKEKPAKEKKTEKKTEKKTEKKAEEAKGSKRQKTMQCKVTLLDDTQFECELDKHAKGQELITKVCDHVNLMEKDYFGLAHWETPTNKIWLEATKEIRKQVPGAVYEFAFSVKFYPPDPAQLTEDLTRYYLCLQLRKDIMRGVLPCSFVTLSLLGSYVAQSELGEYDPEVHGTEYVKDLTLAPGQSKELEEKVMELHRTYRSMSPAQADMLFLENAKKLAMYGVDLHQAKDLDGVDITLGVCSSGLMVYKDKLRINRFPWPKVLKISYKRSSFFIKIRASEQEQYESTIGFKLPHYKASKKLWKVCVEHHTFFRVPTVEPPASRRFLVLGSKFRYSGRTQAQTRQASSMIDRPAPRFTRSASKRLSRNLDGAGDETLQFLQRLSTSTRSEVDDWSLMLTSDKPQPSPEFPARVESEQTSVQSWEAGQSVHTVTVTWQDTETVQTSPQNITQTASQPWQELASDEQQQQQRTKEDEWSAMLLRYPPFPFVPPSEFGKQTAKLRLAKMSSMDRLLQPALTQQDDWYLYFDRIFSLSSLERTDEPFSSVAQFQLQHEDEQDMYVAEQELTTEQIIERLQENVNLVDQLTEMHILERRLKEVRDLEERLQEMDEMAEILEEVIEEELGKKEVDKLRDEEGGLELEEQIQARRVAETVVKKSVKRIEEDEVDELEDEIKRVFLKGLIPEEEEAEVKQESEEEVKDESLLDDSLTEKLRQIDKEWQSEVVEKSGSSDGTTTTSVVAYQKVERRTKKRVTIVDERGPRREETEEVRVQAGVMSEESLEKEEKWRNTEILEEITERKVSERLQPEVATQVADKDVWFIVFDRLPYKAVFIPPVTPMESAQVIEGEYFTSTTEITTVEEEREVIVEERKITEEEVWRTPKISPPQTVTERDDDWFVLLDVIPRETAYVPPVTLKERDTVDTKSFVSMVRTAPDEEIREVIAEERKIIEEAPRRLQEIPQQPVMDRDDDWFVLLDVVPRETSYVPPVAVAQRVEVSPEERVSLVETTTIERIEKRVEVVVETTEIKTFLSEKQEVVLPQAVREIEDDWFVLLDVATREPSFVPPVTVAEYTRVYPEERISTAMEAITVESRKEVVIEEIVVRKVDEKFPTLIISERSLLVRERDDDWFVLLDVVTREPSFVPPVTVAEYTQVYPEERISAVVETITVESRKEVVVEETVEQKFPKQIIPEQKISQPIREREDDWFVLLDVATRKPSYVPPATMVAQVYPEERISTVVETITVESRKEVVVEKIVVQMEDTKLPKQIIQQTISQPVRQIDDDWFILLDVVSREAAYIPPVTPVKIIPEMRKSFEIEVKTTETTTLKKTIIIVDSRQDETRLSEIRPSQIAPPSDREGGDDWFILFDIIREKPVVVPPVAVLEHVVDVVAAKTLPVPKPTFIMEDLRPPVKLVEIKPPQPLQQRRVDDDWFVLLDVATKAPVAVDERVRMRPEVRPAKEIAAVEQRAPQSITIVEERWRQEKVVQQKPHPAVREVEDDWFILLDLATKKSVAAPERIQFPAERRAPTAVAKTRITISETRPRFEKRILEERRPLTRTHVNDDWFVLLDVGAKESVVITQGARGTRPVSAPVFSQAALAEAGIPMAPLDQPQTSTPIKTSRKEERRLEVTVEAVEPSKIEAVTEIKPAVWRDQKEVHSSLITTINGDIQHVSEAMSVEVVRMRKKRAKKIEGDSIYIRHSLLMLEDFDKPNEDVLKHHASISELKRNFMEALPEQRPSEWDKRLSTHSPFRTLGINGQPLPSADGFVIRLPRGPLLNFYSKRS is encoded by the exons TGGCTACCATGACAACAGAGGCAAGTGCAGTGAGCGAGGCGGACACTGAGGGCAAGCAGAAGGCCAGTGGCGCCAAGCCCGAACCCGAGCCAGAGAACAAGCAGAAGCCAGAGGCGGCTGCGTCCAAGCCAGAGGGGGAGCAGTCGAGCAAGAAGGCCCAGGAGCAGGCCTCTGAGCCTGGGCCTGCTGACGTAGCTACCTCCCCTGAGGAGGATCAGCTGAAGCCTCGCACCCGGACCTCTGCTGGCAAAGGCCTGTCTcgcctcttctcctctttccttaAACGGCGCTCACAGTGCTCTGAGGGAGAGGGGTTTGAGGTAGAGAAAGCCAGGGAGGAAAAGGCAGACAAGGAGGAAAAggcagacaaagaggaaaaagctGACAAGTCAGAAGAGGAAAAGGTGGAAGAGGTGAAAAGTGAAGAGAAGGAGGCTAAAGTAGAGGAGGCAACATCTGAGGCAAAAGAGgttaaaaagaaagaggaaaaagaagaacagaaagaggagaaaaagaaagaggaagaaaaggttGAGAAGAGGggaagtaaaaagaaaaagaaagaagccaagaagaaaggagagaaaaaggatgAGGAGAAGGTGAAACAGGACgaggagaaaaaggaagaggaaaactTGAAAAAGATAGAGGAgcaaaaggaggaagagaaagcagGGCAGACTGTAGACAAGGCAGAGGAAAAATTggagacaaaagaagaagaaaagaaggagacTGCCGAAGTTAAAGAGAAGGGGGCAGAAGCCGGAAAGAAAGAGAGTAAAGACGAGGAAAACATTGACAAGAgggttgcaaaaaaaaaagaaaaggaggaaaaggtaaagaagaaggaagaagaaaaagcaaagaggaaagctgaggaagaagaaagagtaaagaagagggaggaagagaaagcaaaaaagagagaggaagaaaaggcgAGAGAGGCCGAAAAagcaaagaagaaagaagaggaaaaggccaaaaggaaggaggaggacaaagcaaaagaggagaagacaaaaaagaaggaagaggatAAATCAAAGGagtcaaaaaagaaagaagaggagaaaccaAAGGAGTCAAaacagaaggaagaggagaaggcaAAGGAAGAGgtaaagaagaaagaggaggaaaaggaggaggaaaagacagaggacaagcaaaagaaggaagaggaaaagggaaagaaaaaagagaagggaAAGAACAAAGGAAAGAAGGAGGTGAAAGGTTCAAGTGAGGAGCAGGTGAAAGCGCCCATTGCTGCTCCAGAGCCGGAGCTTAAAACTGAACCAGACGTTGAACAGGCTCCTGATCAGCACTCAATAAGCAGCGCAGAGACGCAG CCACCTCAAGAAGAACACAAGGAAGAAGCTGAGATAAAAAAGGAGCCTGAAGTAGAGGAAGAAGCTaaggaggaggacacagagaaaaaagaggaagaaccaacaaaacaggagaaagaaggcaaaggagaggagaaaggaaaggaggaggcaaagaaggagaAGCCTgcaaaagagaagaagacagagaagaagacagagaagaagacagagaagaaggcAGAGGAGGCTAAAGGCTCCAAACGTCAGAAAACCATGCAATGCAAAGTCACCTTACTGGACGACACTCAGTTTGAGTGTGAACTTGAT AAACATGCTAAAGGCCAAGAACTTATAACAAAGGTGTGTGACCATGTCAACCTGATGGAGAAAGATTACTTTGGCCTTGCTCACTGGGAAACACCGACCAACAAg ATATGGTTGGAAGCCACCAAAGAGATCCGGAAACAGGTTCCAGGTGCTGTGTACGAGTTTGCATTCAGTGTGAAGTTCTACCCACCTGATCCAGCACAGCTCACTGAAGACCTCACCAG GTACTACCTGTGTCTCCAGCTGAGGAAGGACATTATGCGTGGTGTTCTtccctgttcctttgtcacacTGTCCCTGCTGGGCTCCTACGTAGCCCAGTCAGAGCTTGGAGAGTATGACCCAGAGGTCCACGGAACCGAATATGTTAAGGATCTGACCCTGGCCCCCGGACAGAGCAAAGAGCTGGAGGAAAAAGTAATGGAGCTGCATCGCACATACAG gTCAATGAGTCCAGCCCAAGCAGACATGTTGTTTCTGGAAAACGCCAAGAAACTTGCCATGTATGGAGTTGACCTGCACCAAGCCAAG GATCTTGATGGTGTCGACATCACACTGGGGGTTTGCTCCAGTGGTCTGATGGTTTACAAGGACAAGCTGAGGATCAACCGTTTCCCTTGGCCCAAAGTGCTCAAGATCTCCTACAAACGCAGCAGCTTCTTCATCAAAATCAGGGCATCAGAG CAAGAGCAGTATGAAAGCACAATTGGCTTTAAACTGCCCCACTACAAAGCCTCGAAGAAGCTGTGGAAAGTTTGCGTTGAACACCATACCTTCTTCAG gGTTCCAACAGTAGAGCCCCCCGCATCACGTCGCTTCCTCGTCTTGGGCTCCAAGTTCCGGTACAGCGGGCGCACTCAGGCCCAGACCCGCCAGGCCAGCTCCATGATTGATCGCCCAGCCCCTCGTTTCACACGCTCTGCAAGCAAGAGGCTGTCCCGTAACCTAGACGGAG CTGGAGATGAAACTCTCCAGTTCCTACAACGACTCTCCACATCAACCAGGTCTGAGGTTGATGATTGGTCATTGATGCTGACCTCGGACAAACCCCAGCCATCTCCTGAATTCCCAG CCAGAGTAGAGTCTGAGCAGACTTCCGTTCAGTCCTGGGAGGCAGGGCAGTCTGTTCACACAGTAACAGTGACCTGGCAGGACACCGAGACTGTGCAGACTAGCCCTCAAAACATCACCCAGACAGCCAGTCAGCCGTGGCAGGAGCTGGCCTctgatgagcagcagcagcagcagaggacaaaGGAAGATGAGTGGTCTGCAATGCTCCTTCGTTATCCTCCTTTTCCGTTTGTCCCACCATCTGAATTTGGGAAACAGACAG CTAAGCTCAGGTTGGCAAAAATGAGCTCTATGGACAGACTATTGCAACCAGCATTGACACAGCAAGATGATTGGTACCTTTACTTTGACCGAATCTTCAGCCTATCCTCGCTTGAGCGTACTGACGAACCAT TCTCTTCTGTAGCTCAGTTCCAGCTCCAGCATGAGGATGAGCAGGACATGTATGTGGCAGAGCAGGaactgaccactgagcagatcATTGAGAGGCTGCAGGAAAATGTGAACTTGGTAGATCAATTGACAGAGATGCATATTTTGGAAAGGAGGTTGAAAGAAGTGAGGGATTTAGAGGAAAGGCTCCAAGAAATGGATGAGATGGCAGAGATACTTGAGGAAGTAATAGAAGAGGAATTGGGTAAGAAGGAGGTAGATAAGTTGAGAGACGAAGAGGGAGGTTTGGAGCTGGAAGAACAAATACAAGCTAGACGTGTAGCTGAAACAGTGGTGAAGAAATCAGTGAAAAGAATAGAGGAGGATGAAGTAGATGAACTAGAAGATGAGATAAAGCGAGTGTTTTTAAAAGGCTTGATacctgaagaggaagaggcCGAGGTGAAGCAGGAGAGTGAAGAAGAGGTGAAAGATGAGAGCCTGTTAGATGATAGTTTGACAGAGAAGCTACGACAGATTGATAAAGAATGGCAAAGCGAGGTGGTAGAGAAGTCTGGCTCTTCAGATGGCACCACTACCACGTCTGTAGTGGCATACCAGAAGGTGGAGCGTAGGACTAAGAAGAGGGTGACTATTGTAGATGAGAGGGGGCCAAGGCGGGAGGAAACTGAAGAAGTGCGGGTACAGGCTGGTGTCATGTCAGAGGAAAGCttagaaaaagaagagaaatggcGTAATACAGAAATACTGGAGGAGATAACTGAGAGAAAAGTCTCAGAGAGGCTTCAGCCTGAGGTTGCAACTCAGGTGGCAGATAAGGACGTCTGGTTCATAGTCTTTGACCGCCTTCCATACAAAGCTGTTTTCATACCACCAG TTACCCCCATGGAAAGTGCTCAGGTGATTGAAGGCGAGTATTTCACCTCAACGACTGAGATTACAACAgttgaggaggaaagagaggtgatagtggaagagagaaaaataacagaGGAGGAGGTATGGCGTACACCAAAGATCTCACCACCACAGACCGTCACAGAAAGAGATGATGACTGGTTTGTGCTGCTGGATGTTATTCCCAGAGAAACAGCTTATGTACCACCAG TTACACTGAAGGAAAGAGACACAGTGGATACAAAAAGTTTTGTCTCTATGGTTCGAACCGCACCTGATGAGGAGATTAGAGAAGTAATAgctgaagaaagaaagatcaTAGAGGAGGCACCAAGACGTCTACAAGAAATCCCACAGCAGCCAGTGATGGACAGGGACGATGACTGGTTTGTGTTGCTGGATGTTGTTCCCAGAGAAACATCATATGTACCACCAG TTGCTGTTGCACAGCGTGTTGAAGTGTCTCCAGAAGAACGCGTCTCCTTGGTTGAAACGACAACCATTGAGAGGATAGAAAAAAGAGTGGAAGTTGTGGTAGAAaccactgaaataaaaacatttttgagtgaaaagCAAGAAGTTGTTCTGCCACAGGCTGTGAGAGAGATAGAAGATGACTGGTTTGTGCTGCTGGACGTTGCCACTAGAGAACCATCATTTGTACCACCAG TTACCGTGGCCGAGTACACTCGGGTTTATCCTGAAGAAAGAATTTCTACTGCAATGGAAGCAATAACAGTAGAGTCCAGGAAGGAGGTTGTAATTGAAGAGATTGTGGTGCGGAAGGTGGACGAGAAGTTTCCCACACTTATTATTTCAGAGCGAAGTCTGCTagtcagagaaagagatgaTGACTGGTTTGTGCTGCTGGATGTTGTCACTAGAGAACCATCATTTGTGCCACCAG TTACCGTGGCCGAGTACACTCAGGTTTATCCTGAAGAAAGAATTTCTGCTGTCGTGGAAACTATAACTGTTGAGTCCAGGAAGGAGGTTGTAGTTGAAGAGACTGTGGAGCAGAAGTTTCCCAAGCAAATTATTCCAGAGCAGAAAATatcccagccaatcagagaaagagaagatgacTGGTTTGTGCTGCTGGATGTTGCCACTAGAAAGCCATCATATGTGCCACCAG CAACCATGGTTGCACAGGTCTATCCTGAAGAAAGAATTTCTACAGTGGTGGAAACAATAACAGTAGAGTCCAGGAAAGAGGTTGTAGTTGAAAAGATTGTGGTGCAGATGGAGGACACAAAGCTTCCCAAGCAAATTATTCAACAGACAATATCCCAGCCAGTCAGACAAATAGATGATGACTGGTTTATCCTGCTGGATGTTGTTTCCAGAGAAGCTGCCTACATCCCTCCAG TTACTCCTGTTAAGATTATTCCGGAAATGAGGAAGTCGTTTGAGATTGAGGTGAAAACCACAGAGACGACAACATTGAAGAAGACCATAATTATTGTGGACAGCAGGCAAGATGAGACACGTCTGTCTGAAATTAGACCAAGCCAAATTGCACCTCCgtcagacagagaaggaggagatgatTGGTTCATCCTGTTTGACATCATCCGTGAAAAGCCTGTTGTCGTGCCACCAG TTGCTGTGCTTGAGCATGTTGTGGATGTGGTGGCAGCCAAAACCTTACCTGTACCAAAACCAACATTCATCATGGAAGACCTGAGGCCACCTGTGAAGTTGGTGGAGATTAAACCACCACAACCACTACAACAAAGACGGGTGGATGATGACTGGTTTGTGCTGCTAGATGTTGCAACAAAAGCACCAG TTGCTGTGGACGAACGTGTCCGTATGCGTCCTGAAGTAAGACCAGCTAAAGAGATTGCAGCTGTAGAGCAGAGAGCACCGCAGAGCATTACTATAGTGGAGGAGAGGTGGCGGCAGGAGAAGGTGGTACAGCAGAAACCACATCCAGCagtgagagaggtggaggatgaTTGGTTTATTCTTCTGGATTTGGCCACTAAGAAATCAG TCGCCGCGCCTGAGCGTATCCAGTtcccagcagagaggagagctccAACTGCTGTGGCCAAAACAAGGATCACAATTTCTGAGACGAGACCACGGTTTGAGAAACGGATCCTGGAGGAAAGACGTCcgctcacacgcacacatgtcAATGATGATTGGTTTGTTCTACTAGATGTTGGCGCAAAAGAGTCAG